Proteins from one Sarcophilus harrisii chromosome 2, mSarHar1.11, whole genome shotgun sequence genomic window:
- the SDC4 gene encoding syndecan-4: MPPHGFFALLLLAASAVAESIRETEVMDPRDLYEAHYFSGVLPDDEDVGGALLEKEPDDFELSGSGDTDDLEITETFLNTVQPSVPLDNHIPVEGEPSNQDPKDSEELEGNEIMSKKRFPFEEETLSNKVSMSSTAQGSIFEKTEVLAALIAGGAVGLLFAIFLILLLIYRMKKKDEGSYDLGKKPIYKKAPTQEFYA, translated from the exons ATGCCCCCACACGGTTTTTTCGCTCTCCTGCTCCTGGCCGCTAGTGCCGTTGCTGAATCG ATCCGTGAGACCGAAGTGATGGACCCCCGAGACCTCTATGAAGCCCACTACTTCTCTGGGGTCCTGCCAGATGATGAGGATGTAGGAGGGGCCCTTCTGGAAAAAGAACCAGATGACTTTGAGCTGTCAGGCTCAGGAGATACAG ATGATCTGGAGATAACTGAGACATTCTTGAATACAGTTCAGCCCTCG GTGCCTCTGGATAACCACATCCCTGTGGAAGGGGAGCCTTCAAACCAGGATCCTAAGGACTCtgaagagctggaagggaacgaGATCATGTCCAAGAAGAGATTTCCCTTTGAGGAAGAAACTTTAAGTAACAAAGTGTCGATGTCTAGCACTGCCCAGGGCAGCATCTTTGAGAAGACAGAAGTCTTGGCAG CTCTGATTGCTGGTGGTGCTGTAGGGCTCCTGTTTGCCATCTTCCTGATCCTGCTGCTGATCTACCGAATGAAGAAGAAGGATGAAGGCAGCTATGATCTGGGCAAGAAACCCATCTACAAGAAAGCTCCTACCCAGGAGTTCTACGCATGA